The Anastrepha obliqua isolate idAnaObli1 chromosome 5, idAnaObli1_1.0, whole genome shotgun sequence DNA window ttttcctcgtcgttaatagtggaaaataacatcaggcaaatgacctccacgaccacgcttacaggacaatatgtttttcatgaaattttccataaccgaattgcaaaatggctgccctatgtcctcgatagcctcacgaattccatctttggggTCTTGAAtggaccctgggctgttggcgtagacctttgcTTTCACGTGgcgccaaagaaaaaagtcacaagatgttaaatcacaagaactcggtggccaattgtgatcacttcttcgagagataacacggtccggaaacttttcccgtaaaagatcaatggtttcgttgcttgtgtggcacgcagcgccgtcttgttgaaaataaacgttgtccagttcaataccatccaattccggccacaaaaaatcgttaatcacctctcgatagcgcattccattcattcataacagATGTTATTGGAAACTATTACTATAACTCTGACTGCAATCATTAATTTTCGCAAGAAAGCGTTGTGAGCTTACTTTAACCCTAGAGTACTAatcatattttacataatttagtgggatacgggatacggtacactagacagggctagtttactgaggcggcagcccttggtcgggaaaaacccgagtcaatCCCGTGACGTAGAACCAGCTATCATAGGAATGTGCataatttagtactaaaaatcACCTATTCGAGgaattgttttcaaaactatCCTTTTTTACAAATGGCTAAATAAACTAATGTCACGATTACACTCTTCAGTAAAGAGAAAATGAGAGTGTCAGACGTTAGTGCTCATAAATGCTCATTAATTCTCCGTCGGGCATCCAAGTCTGGCCAGACTTTATCGGCTTCGGAcgttattttacatatttctattatagctaacgacttgatcTTCTGGATAGCTTCTTACAATTTAATTTCGtaccgatttatggatataaccttttaaaaggaatactcgaacaggacgaaagaAGGGCAAATCCAAGTGCCTAACCGCAGGTTTTAAAAAGGTACCCAACGGTGGGCTAAATacgcaaaattttcaatttataaatttcaattttaacttTCTTCCTTGtagttttggtaaaaaatataaCTCTCGTCGAAAATATTTGGGGAACGCTGTAGGAATGGCAGTACCTGCACAAAGATATACTCCAGTCGTTTCCGTAGCGTCGactgttattgttgtaacaTCCTAAAAATTCCTCCTATTTTtagcgtgcgtcttgacgttgttccacaaatggaggaatctatggttttaagccgacttcgaacggcagatattttttgtggagctttttcatgacagaaacacactcggaggtttggatTGCTtgcagaggggcgaccgctattagaaaataacttttgctgtcatttggtgtttcatgcacggagattcgaacctctgGAGAAAGTGAAATCCTTAGCTCGATACAACTGCGTGCCGTTCCGGTAAGGTACAGAATGGACTGACGCCTCAAGtggttgtaattgttgttgtaacagcataaaaacgCTTTGgatatatttttgtggaatggtcatcattcttcttcttaattggcgcgataaccgctttcgcgattttgaccaAGTTTAAAAAGGCGTAccagtcgtttttttttcgttctaaccgccgccagttggacacaccaagtgaagccaagtccttctccatctccatcttTCCAAAccagaccttcctcttcctctgctaccaccagctggtatcagatcgaatactttcagagccggagcatttgtatccattcggacaacatgacccagccaacgtagccgctggatttttattcgctgcgctatgtctatgtcgtcgtaaggctcatacaacttattgttccatcgcctacgatacacGTCGTCCCTAACATACAAAGATCCAAAAACCTTCCGCTGAATCTTTCGCTCAAACACTTCaaaggacgcctcatcggatattgtcatcgtccacacttctgcgccatacgttagaacgggcatgatgagagccttatagtgttagttttgttcgtcgatagAGGACTTGGCTACTCAATTGCCTTCTTAGTCCAAAGAAGcagggttaggctaaggcctttatgcactgcgaccaatTTGacctattgtgcgcccctaagtgcttaattttaattgtttagtattgcgaggaatcgaaccagcccCTTAGGAGGAAGTATTTGTAAGTCTTCACCCAGTATTTTGTGTCTCCTGTGATCTAATgcttcacagttggtgattaagtgttccatgaaCTCCTCtccatcacagcagaacctgcataaacTAGTGCTAGATAATCCTAGGGTTAGGTTAAAGCAGTTGTCCACAGAGGAACATActtaggctcatagcccatGAGATGCCGAATGGGGAAGATAGTCCTATtgcattaatatatttattttaggcaaagtgacctgtaaagGCTCCGCAaggtaatctgaggccctttttgtctagggttagagcagatttcgCTCTGTCGGTATTCAAGCTCAGGAAcattttggagtgattaaggccatttgtgccgttccagtattccttggtttttatttggggtcattttttgatttcctgtttaggttgttttttgttaaagccgaaaaatcgCTTTGGGCCAATAAATGGCCCTTCCGCGccatttttggcataaaagtctgccttttcgtttcATTCGTGTCCTTAATGTCTCAGTACCCAAATCAGGGAACCTGATTGAGAGTTGCCAGTTTGTTGAGCGCCTCGTTGCGCTCTATAAGAACTTTTGAATTGAACGTAAAGCTATTTAAGCATATTCAACTGGATATAAATGGGGGATCACTCCGGCAACATATagctgattgttgttgttgtagcagcgtaaacattccccatacaaatGTATACGGGGAAATCTGCTGAAGTGAcggtccttgaccggatataggttaggttaggttaaccgGGTTAGCTGAAAACCATGACATAGGCCTATTGGTCCTTACTGATACCAGATGGAGTTTGActcttacgtttccttgtagtaggcttgtggtaataagcctgcgtcttctgGTAATAAATTCAGGTCGTTCTGATAACGTAAAACCGATGGTCGTGGGAAGTATAGACCTGCCTGTTAGTCGACGAAGCCagttttttatcactttttgtGCTGAAATGCttataattccaaattttcatcaaataaatcgtgtaaataaagcatattttaagATAGCgggaatatttttattcttcacTAAATGAATTACACTTTCTACGATTTTCGCCAAATAATTTAGGGTtcggtattaattttttttctattttttttttttttgtaatatagcaTACACTGCTTTTGTAATATTGTACTcttccattacatacattttcgCATACTTcaaatattgtattcaaaatctCTTTTCGCTTATGCTAAACAAAAGATCCAGAACGAACCTTCCACTTTTCATGCACTGctgcaaataaaaacattcatttcatcccttttatttattttaattgttttttttttttgttttttttttttttggtttgagaGGCGAAACAAGCTGATctctaataatttgttttttttttttttgtttattttattttactttatctcATTTTGAAAGTATTAATGCTTTTATTgttcttatattttatatacattaagAGTTGCTCAGAAGCATTAGTATGCCATGCCTAAATTAATTCAGGGTCTACCGCGTAGTATTAACTGGCGCATTGGTGTTGTGTGCCTCATAATCCATAACTTCTTCGTATATAAGTCGCTTCCATTGTTCGACGGTATGCTCCCTCTCGTCGACGCTATGGTCATATGGTTCGGGTGCTGGTGCATTTACCTCTTCAgcatcataccaaacattaatATAACTATGTAATAGTGCTTGTTCCACCGAAATACGTTGTTCGGGATCAATCACCAACATACGACTAAGTAAATCACGTGCTTCGGATGCCTTCCGTCGACTTTGCTCATTATTATCATTTGGAAAGAGTACATCTGGGAAAAGTCGATCGAATGAATAACCGGAATAACGTGGCCGATTTTCAACATAATTACGGACAGTTGGTTGCAAACGTTGCATAAATGATGTAGACGGAGTACCCAATTGCTCAATAATCTTATTCCATTGATCAATATGATCAGTGCCGGGGAATAGAACACCACCCCTTATCATTTCACCCATAATGCAGCCCACAGACCAAATGTCAACATTCTCTGTATAGCCCATGCCCAAAATAACTTCGGGTGCACGATAATAACGTGTGACTACATATGGTGTCATCATGAACGTCGTACCAGCTGTACGTGCCAAACCGAAATCTAATATCTTAAGTGTGCAATCCGCTTTAACCACAATATTTGATGGCTTTAAATCCCTATGTATTATGCCGGCTAGGTGTAAGTGCTTTATGCCGCACAACATCTGATATAGCAAATACGACATACGATCATGATCCAAATCCATTTGTATGACTTGACATAGATTTGCATCCATCAACTCCATAACAAGGTAAACATCTTGAAACTCTTCCAAGCTACGTTGAGGTGTAAATGCATTGAGTAATCCAATAATATTCTTATGGTTTACTAATTTCATTAACTTAAACTCTCTATAAGCCCGCTTAGCATGTGTTACATTTTGGAATGGTCGTGAtagctttttaatggcaacaTTTTGCTCGGTTACGGTATCGTAGGCAGCACATACTATGCCCTGAGCGCCCGAGCCGATCGGTTTCAAATTTGTATACCGATTGAGAATTGTAAAATTCGTATCCCCCACTTCGATGGTGTAATGACGGGAACTCATTGCTTTTGGTTTGGTTTTGCTTCGGTTGCTTCGGTAATGGTTTTGGTGTTTTAAAGTTGATATTTTCAATTCACACGTTCATTTTTCGTTGCTAATTAATAATTGGTTGATTGGTGTGTCACTGAAATTCGTTTGGGAGATGCTGTGGAAAAGTGAAAACGCACTTTAGTAAGATGAATAGTAAAATGGGTATTTTTTCTttggaaataataaaagttaaaaattttttatatattagtttggtggaaaagaaatacattatttttattttgcattttgcgcaaatggtttaaaactgttttatggtcgatctttagctcctgggcgatgctacgactaccaaCATCCCGGTCGTCTTCGaaaatttctgtgattttatcgacattttctttaacaccaaaaatgcctgaacagaatcgacgaaaccaaaactgtgctaattagctttatcaaagaaaaactgtaaaatgcaattttcttttcGTTGACTTGCATGGTAATCACCCTGTAACTcataactgaatggaacaaacaaaaaacagcaaaatatttttttaagggggCAGCTCCCccagcactttcaaattttcaattttttgctttttaaaattcatttactatctaaagaatatcttttcaatattgtattttttaagcttaagagaaaatctaaaaagtccCTATATAGTCAGCGAAGTGATGAGCGTCGAACGAAAGATGAGtaagaacgaaaactttaatagcctttttctcgaaatacgtttttttttcaacaaaaatatttttttaatcaatttgtttatgtgtgttttttcctttttcacttcaaattttcatttttttctttaaaaataggtaagtgcaaaacggaataacttattttaaagaaaaatttttgtctggttgatttcagttgattaccAAGAGGTTGTACATTCAACGGCGCAAATTGAAGGAGCCACGACGTTTGAGCTGCTGCAgcgccgccattttttttttttcttatttaaaaaagtttttgtatattcaTAAAGCATGAGGTTTTcctataagaggtgttattttggtaaaagatcaattgtttcgttgcttgtgtggcacgtagcgccgtcttgttgaaaataaacattgtccaaatcaataccaGCCAATTCCgcacataaaaaatcgttaatgatctctcgatagcgcaatcctattcaccgtaactgttgctccagcttcattttcaaaaaagtgagGTGCAATGACTCCGCACCAaatagtcacacgttgaggatagagaggcttttcaacaatatttcttggA harbors:
- the LOC129247772 gene encoding stress-activated protein kinase JNK, producing the protein MSSRHYTIEVGDTNFTILNRYTNLKPIGSGAQGIVCAAYDTVTEQNVAIKKLSRPFQNVTHAKRAYREFKLMKLVNHKNIIGLLNAFTPQRSLEEFQDVYLVMELMDANLCQVIQMDLDHDRMSYLLYQMLCGIKHLHLAGIIHRDLKPSNIVVKADCTLKILDFGLARTAGTTFMMTPYVVTRYYRAPEVILGMGYTENVDIWSVGCIMGEMIRGGVLFPGTDHIDQWNKIIEQLGTPSTSFMQRLQPTVRNYVENRPRYSGYSFDRLFPDVLFPNDNNEQSRRKASEARDLLSRMLVIDPEQRISVEQALLHSYINVWYDAEEVNAPAPEPYDHSVDEREHTVEQWKRLIYEEVMDYEAHNTNAPVNTTR